Proteins encoded together in one Ipomoea triloba cultivar NCNSP0323 chromosome 4, ASM357664v1 window:
- the LOC116017390 gene encoding CST complex subunit TEN1 produces the protein MAASAIRAGALVTLQELNPSSPFFKQGASLRVTGKLQEYNVETDSAVISNGNASLRIDTERLNISIRPGSIYQFIGELHIGPSDEAILKARVGRNVDGMDLNLYHQSLQLLRNFVDEQTNSRTQ, from the exons ATGGCGGCATCTGCAATCAGAGCAGGTGCTTTGGTGACTCTACAAGAGCTGAATCCTTCATCGCCCTTCTTTAAGCAAGGGGCATCACTCAGAGTCACTGGAAA GCTTCAAGAGTATAATGTGGAGACAGATTCTGCAGTAATTTCCAATGGGAATGCTTCTTTAAGGATTGACACAGAGCGCTTGAATATCAGCATTCGCCCTGGCTCCATCTACCAGTTCATTGGAGAACTGCATATTGGACCCAGTGATGAG GCAATCTTGAAGGCACGAGTAGGGAGAAATGTGGATGGCATGGACCTCAATCTCTATCATCAGTCACTGCAACTTTTGAGAAACTTTGTAGATGAACAAACTAATAGCCGCACACAATAG